The following are encoded in a window of Oncorhynchus keta strain PuntledgeMale-10-30-2019 chromosome 10, Oket_V2, whole genome shotgun sequence genomic DNA:
- the LOC127931967 gene encoding uncharacterized protein LOC127931967, whose protein sequence is MVGFEESFTDAYSDQDILCRLSAPGLQDAYSDQDILCRLSAPGLQDAYSDQDILRRLYALFPQCAFTAHISCAGHMYGVSSEPPQSTRCHLYRFHESGLQCTSTVKYILCLLPALALRCLSSARCHLYRFHESGLQCTSTVQYVLCLLPALALRCLSSARCHLYRFHESGLQCTSTVQYVLCLLPALALRCLSSTRCHLYRSHASGLQCASTVQSFQRQFTVQSFRRQFPVQRFRRQFPVQSFWRQFPVQSFWRQFTVQSFRRQFPVQRFRRQFPVQSFWRQFTVQSFRRQVPVQSFRRQFPVQRFRRQFPVQSFRRQFPVQRFRRQFPVQSFQRRLTVRNLQRRSTVRNLLRWSTVQNLL, encoded by the exons gaCGCCTACTcggaccaggatatcctgtgccggctcagcgctcctggtctccaggaCGCCTACTcggaccaggatatcctgtgccggctcagcgctcctggtctccaggaCGCCTACtcggaccaggatatcctgcgccggctctacgCGCTGTTTccccagtgcgccttcacagccca tataTCCTGCGCCGGGCATATGTACGGTGTCTCCAGTgagcctccacagtcca cccggtgccactTGTACCGGTTCCAtgaatcaggcctccagtgcacctccacagtcaagtacatcctgtgcctcctcccagcactcgccctgaggtgcttgtcatcagcccggtgccacctgtaccggttcCACgaatcaggcctccagtgcacctccacagtccagtacgtcctgtgcctcctcccagcactcgccctgaggtgcttgtcatcagcccggtgccacctgtaccggttcCACgaatcaggcctccagtgcacctccacagtccagtacgtcctgtgcctcctcccagcactcgccctgaggtgcttGTCATCaacccggtgccacctgtaccggtcccacgcatcaggcctccagtgcgcctccacagtccagagcttccagcgacagttcacagtccagagcttccggcgacagttcccagtccagagattccggcgacagttcccagtccagagcttctggcgacagttcccagtccagagcttctggcgacagttcacagtccagagcttccggcgacagttcccagtccagagattccggcgacagttcccagtccagagcttctggcgacagttcacagtccagagcttccggcgacaggtcccagtccagagcttccggcgacagttcccagtccagagattccggcgacagttcccagtccagagcttccggcgacagttcccagtccagagattccggcgacagttcccagtccagagcttccagcggcgtctcacagtccggaacctccaacgtcggtccacagtccggaacctcctacgatggtccacagtccagaacctcctaTGA